From a region of the Azospirillum formosense genome:
- a CDS encoding DMT family transporter, with amino-acid sequence MSGPPAERTAPLAARPVRPGADGRSGIAGAALLMAASLALVLTAGALARELGARYGAAEVLFLRFLLSLPVVGVAAVAMAGRRALSVTRPGGHAVRALSGVGAALIFYAATQHLPFADLVALSYAAPLFVVLLSGPALGERAGAASALCVALGMAGVFLIAPPTRLEPWSLAMLAMAFLNAVCILATRRTAQADGPAATGLVFVLAGCLLTAPAALLTGFRLPDAADLPAFLLLGVAAGAAILLNAAAFRRAPAAVLAPIDYLGIAASAAIGFLWWGESPSPAVLMGGALIAAAGLGTLWVGARRPG; translated from the coding sequence TTGAGCGGTCCGCCCGCTGAGCGGACCGCCCCGCTCGCGGCCCGGCCCGTCCGCCCCGGCGCGGACGGGCGGTCCGGCATCGCGGGGGCGGCGCTGCTGATGGCGGCGTCGCTCGCCCTGGTGCTGACCGCCGGGGCACTGGCCCGCGAACTGGGGGCCCGCTACGGCGCGGCGGAGGTGCTGTTCCTCCGCTTCCTGCTGTCGTTGCCGGTGGTCGGCGTGGCGGCCGTCGCGATGGCCGGGCGGCGCGCCCTGTCCGTCACCCGACCCGGCGGCCACGCGGTGCGGGCGCTGAGCGGCGTCGGGGCGGCGCTGATCTTCTACGCGGCGACCCAGCATCTGCCCTTCGCCGATCTGGTCGCCCTGTCCTACGCGGCCCCGCTGTTCGTCGTGCTGCTGTCCGGCCCGGCCCTCGGGGAGCGGGCGGGAGCGGCCTCCGCCCTCTGCGTCGCGCTGGGGATGGCCGGTGTCTTCCTGATCGCCCCGCCGACGCGGCTGGAGCCGTGGAGCCTCGCCATGCTCGCCATGGCCTTCCTGAACGCGGTCTGCATCCTGGCGACCCGGCGGACGGCCCAGGCCGACGGGCCGGCGGCCACCGGGCTGGTCTTCGTGCTGGCCGGGTGCCTGCTGACCGCCCCGGCGGCCCTGCTGACCGGCTTCCGGCTGCCCGACGCGGCCGACCTGCCGGCCTTCCTGCTGCTGGGCGTCGCCGCGGGGGCGGCCATCCTGCTGAACGCCGCCGCCTTCCGCCGGGCGCCCGCCGCGGTGCTGGCGCCCATCGACTATCTGGGAATCGCCGCCTCGGCGGCCATCGGCTTCCTGTGGTGGGGCGAAAGCCCGTCGCCCGCGGTGCTGATGGGCGGGGCGCTGATCGCGGCGGCCGGGCTGGGCACGCTGTGGGTCGGCGCGCGGCGGCCGGGCTGA
- a CDS encoding GTP cyclohydrolase I, with protein MTVQSHVLALVQEALEARRSNEALDTPLDAAGEAAMIDAAARKVEELLDVLRIDHRNDHNTRDTPRRVAKMLVRELLKGRFTAPPELTEFRNAEEFDHLIVTGPITVRSTCAHHLMPIYGTAFIGILPAKGGNILGLSKYDRIVDHFAARFQIQEELVKQIGNFIVEATRPRGLAVRISAVHMCKTHRGVRAGHDSRMVNSSFHGEMQESRELREEFLRECATLERSAR; from the coding sequence ATGACGGTGCAGTCACATGTTCTGGCCCTCGTGCAGGAGGCGCTGGAGGCGCGCCGGTCGAACGAGGCGCTCGACACGCCGCTGGACGCCGCGGGCGAGGCCGCCATGATCGACGCCGCGGCGCGGAAGGTCGAAGAGCTGCTGGACGTGCTGCGGATCGACCACCGCAACGACCACAACACCCGCGACACGCCGCGCCGCGTCGCCAAGATGCTGGTGCGCGAGCTGCTGAAGGGCCGCTTCACGGCGCCGCCCGAGCTGACCGAGTTCCGGAACGCCGAGGAATTCGACCATCTGATCGTCACCGGCCCGATCACCGTGCGCTCCACCTGCGCGCACCATCTGATGCCGATCTACGGCACGGCCTTCATCGGCATCCTGCCGGCCAAGGGCGGCAACATCCTGGGCCTGTCCAAGTACGACCGGATCGTCGACCATTTCGCCGCCCGCTTCCAGATCCAGGAGGAGCTGGTCAAGCAGATCGGCAACTTCATCGTCGAGGCCACGCGGCCCCGCGGCCTGGCCGTGCGGATCAGCGCCGTCCACATGTGCAAGACCCACCGCGGCGTGCGCGCCGGCCACGACAGCCGCATGGTCAACAGCTCCTTCCACGGGGAGATGCAGGAATCGCGCGAGCTGCGCGAGGAGTTCCTGAGGGAGTGCGCGACGCTTGAGCGGTCCGCCCGCTGA
- the trpB gene encoding tryptophan synthase subunit beta produces MTRPNTYRSGPDERGHFGIYGGRFVAETLMPLILEVEKAYREARADPAFDGAIREHLKQYVGRPNPLYYAERLTEKLGGAKIYFKREELNHTGAHKINNCIGQILLARRMGKKRIIAETGAGQHGVATATVCALFDMPCVIYMGETDIARQQPNVFRMKLLGAEVVPVTSGARTLKDAMNEALRDWVTNVADTYYLIGTAAGPHPYPAMVRDFQSVIGDEVRVQMQELEGRLPDSLVACVGGGSNAIGLFHPFLDDPSVQMVAVEAAGHGIDKGPLAHAASITGGRPGVLHGNRTYLLQDEDGQILEGHSISAGLDYPGVGPEHSWLHDIGRVEYVSATDQETLDAFQLCARTEGIIPALESAHALAEIVKRAPKLPKDHLMVLCLSGRGDKDIFSVAQHLGVKL; encoded by the coding sequence ATGACCAGACCCAACACCTACCGTTCCGGTCCCGACGAGCGCGGGCATTTCGGCATCTATGGCGGACGCTTCGTCGCCGAGACGCTGATGCCCCTGATCCTTGAGGTGGAGAAAGCCTACCGCGAGGCTCGGGCCGACCCCGCCTTCGACGGCGCGATCCGCGAGCATCTCAAGCAGTATGTCGGCCGCCCGAACCCGCTCTACTATGCCGAACGCCTGACGGAGAAGCTCGGCGGCGCGAAGATCTACTTCAAGCGCGAGGAGCTGAACCACACCGGCGCGCACAAGATCAACAACTGCATCGGCCAGATCCTGCTCGCCCGCCGCATGGGCAAGAAGCGGATCATCGCCGAGACCGGCGCCGGCCAGCACGGTGTGGCGACCGCCACGGTCTGCGCGCTGTTCGACATGCCCTGCGTCATCTACATGGGCGAGACCGACATCGCCCGCCAGCAGCCCAACGTCTTCCGCATGAAGCTGCTGGGGGCCGAGGTGGTCCCGGTGACCTCCGGCGCGCGGACGCTGAAGGACGCGATGAACGAGGCGCTGCGCGACTGGGTCACCAACGTCGCCGACACCTACTACCTGATCGGCACGGCCGCCGGCCCGCACCCGTATCCCGCCATGGTCCGCGACTTCCAGTCGGTGATCGGCGACGAGGTGCGCGTGCAGATGCAGGAGTTGGAGGGCCGCCTGCCCGACAGCCTCGTCGCCTGCGTCGGCGGCGGCTCCAACGCCATCGGCCTGTTCCATCCCTTCCTCGACGATCCGTCGGTGCAGATGGTCGCGGTCGAGGCCGCCGGCCACGGCATCGACAAGGGGCCGCTGGCCCACGCCGCCTCGATCACCGGCGGGCGCCCCGGCGTGCTGCACGGCAACCGCACCTACCTGCTGCAGGACGAGGACGGGCAGATCCTGGAGGGCCACTCCATCTCCGCCGGCCTCGACTATCCGGGCGTCGGGCCGGAGCATTCCTGGCTGCACGACATCGGGCGCGTCGAGTATGTGTCGGCTACCGACCAGGAGACGCTGGACGCCTTCCAGCTCTGCGCCCGCACCGAGGGCATCATCCCCGCGCTGGAATCGGCGCACGCGCTGGCGGAGATCGTCAAGCGCGCCCCGAAATTGCCCAAGGACCACCTGATGGTGCTCTGCCTGTCGGGCCGCGGCGACAAGGACATCTTCTCCGTCGCCCAGCATCTGGGAGTGAAGCTGTGA
- a CDS encoding folylpolyglutamate synthase/dihydrofolate synthase family protein, whose product MPLAESLADPVLDRLKGLHPKVIDLSLDRVHRLLAALGHPERRLPPVVHVAGTNGKGSTLAFLRAMLEAAGLRVHVYTSPHLVRFHERIRLAGTLIDDDRLAALLEECEAANGGGPITFFEVTTVAALLAFAREPADVVLLETGLGGRLDATNVVDRPAVTAITRISYDHRQFLGDTLEAIAGEKAGIFKPGVPAVIFPQPAEEAAHTLAIRAETVGAPVHGWSVTPTESGFRFESARRRIELPLPGLAGAHQIVNAGVALACLDHLPVKVDDAAVRRGLAAVEWPARLQRLTRGPLAEALPAGWELWLDGGHNDSAGEVLAVQAARWAEEEPKRPLLLVYGMLASKEPKEFLGPLAPFVTAARTVAIPGEDASLTAEDTAAATRACGIADSAGAADVAAALENLKARVDGPARVLICGSLYLAGTVLAENG is encoded by the coding sequence ATGCCGCTCGCTGAGTCGCTCGCCGATCCGGTTCTCGACCGGCTGAAGGGGCTGCACCCCAAGGTCATCGACCTGTCGCTGGACCGCGTGCACCGGCTGCTCGCCGCGCTGGGCCATCCGGAGCGGCGCCTGCCGCCGGTGGTCCATGTGGCGGGCACCAACGGCAAGGGCTCCACGCTCGCCTTCCTGCGGGCGATGCTGGAGGCCGCCGGGCTGCGGGTGCATGTCTACACCTCGCCGCACCTCGTGCGCTTCCACGAGCGCATCCGGCTGGCCGGCACGCTGATCGACGACGACCGGCTGGCCGCCCTGCTGGAGGAGTGCGAGGCCGCCAACGGCGGCGGGCCGATCACCTTCTTCGAGGTGACGACGGTCGCCGCCCTGCTCGCCTTCGCGCGGGAGCCGGCGGACGTGGTGCTTCTGGAAACCGGGCTGGGCGGGCGGCTCGACGCCACCAACGTGGTGGACCGCCCGGCGGTCACCGCGATCACGCGCATCTCCTACGACCACCGCCAGTTCCTCGGCGACACGCTGGAGGCCATCGCGGGCGAGAAGGCCGGCATCTTCAAGCCGGGCGTCCCCGCCGTGATCTTCCCGCAGCCCGCGGAGGAGGCTGCCCACACCCTGGCCATCCGCGCCGAGACGGTGGGCGCGCCGGTCCATGGCTGGTCGGTCACGCCGACCGAAAGCGGTTTCCGCTTCGAGAGCGCCCGCCGCCGCATCGAGCTGCCGCTGCCGGGGCTGGCCGGGGCGCACCAGATCGTCAACGCCGGGGTGGCGTTGGCCTGCCTGGACCATCTGCCGGTCAAGGTCGACGACGCGGCGGTGCGCCGCGGCCTTGCCGCCGTGGAGTGGCCCGCCCGCCTGCAGCGGCTGACCCGCGGCCCGCTGGCCGAGGCCCTGCCCGCCGGCTGGGAGCTGTGGCTGGACGGCGGCCACAACGATTCGGCGGGCGAGGTGCTGGCGGTCCAGGCCGCGCGCTGGGCGGAGGAGGAGCCGAAGCGGCCCCTGCTGCTGGTCTACGGCATGCTGGCGAGCAAGGAGCCGAAGGAGTTCCTGGGGCCGCTGGCGCCCTTCGTCACCGCCGCCCGCACCGTCGCCATCCCCGGCGAGGATGCCTCGCTGACGGCCGAGGACACCGCCGCGGCCACCCGCGCCTGCGGCATTGCCGACAGCGCGGGGGCGGCGGATGTGGCGGCGGCGCTGGAAAACCTGAAGGCACGGGTCGATGGGCCGGCCCGTGTGCTGATCTGCGGCTCGCTCTATCTGGCGGGCACGGTCCTGGCGGAGAACGGCTGA
- the trpA gene encoding tryptophan synthase subunit alpha — MSALNDQSVDNGRIARRFAALKAEGRAGLVTFITAGDPDLETCRAVLHGLPAAGADLIELGLPFSDPMADGPAIQAASLRALHAGTTARKTLDLVRGFRETDADTPVILMGYYNPIHAYGVDRFLADAIEAGVDGLIVVDLPPEEDEELCIPALKAGVNFIRLATPTTDDRRLPAVLQNTSGFVYYVSIAGITGAASADNAAVGAAVERLKRHTDLPVAVGFGIKTPEQAADVARVADAAVVGSAIVTRLASGLDADGKARAGLAEDVLGFVRELAGGVRGARV; from the coding sequence GTGAGCGCCCTCAACGACCAGTCCGTTGACAATGGCCGCATCGCCCGGCGGTTCGCCGCGCTGAAGGCGGAGGGCCGCGCCGGCCTCGTCACCTTCATTACCGCGGGCGACCCGGATCTGGAGACCTGCCGCGCCGTCCTGCACGGCCTGCCCGCCGCGGGCGCCGACCTGATCGAGTTGGGGCTTCCCTTCTCCGACCCGATGGCCGACGGCCCGGCGATCCAGGCGGCCAGCCTGCGCGCGCTCCACGCCGGGACGACGGCGCGCAAGACGCTGGACCTCGTGCGCGGCTTCCGCGAAACGGACGCCGACACGCCGGTGATCCTGATGGGCTATTACAACCCGATCCACGCCTATGGGGTGGACCGCTTCCTGGCCGACGCCATCGAGGCCGGGGTGGACGGGCTGATCGTCGTCGACCTGCCGCCCGAAGAGGACGAGGAGCTGTGCATCCCGGCGCTGAAGGCCGGGGTGAACTTCATCCGTCTGGCGACGCCGACCACCGACGACAGGCGCCTGCCGGCGGTGCTCCAGAACACCTCGGGCTTCGTCTATTACGTGTCGATCGCCGGCATCACCGGTGCGGCCAGCGCCGACAACGCCGCGGTGGGCGCCGCGGTGGAGCGTCTGAAGCGCCACACCGACCTGCCGGTGGCGGTCGGCTTCGGCATCAAGACGCCGGAACAGGCGGCCGACGTCGCCCGCGTCGCCGACGCGGCGGTGGTCGGGTCGGCCATCGTCACGCGGCTGGCCAGCGGGCTGGACGCGGACGGCAAGGCCCGTGCGGGTCTGGCCGAGGATGTGCTGGGCTTCGTCCGGGAACTGGCCGGCGGCGTGCGCGGCGCGCGCGTCTGA
- a CDS encoding SDR family NAD(P)-dependent oxidoreductase — protein MTAPLLLQDAVLVTGAGRRVGLHLAERMMALGHPVIAHYRTPTDELERLRAAGAVCLRGDLADPDGGPRLADAVRGVAGSLRAVVHNASAFEVTAADTADALRQLDLFHAVHVRAPFALNRELAPLLDACSARRADIVHITDIYADNPNPVFDAYCASKAGLQNLALSFAKRLAPKVKVNVVQPGPILFKEWHGPEARARVLSETLLGEEGGVEAIGMAVEAILQNHYQTGAIVAVDGGRRLA, from the coding sequence ATGACCGCACCCCTGTTGCTGCAGGACGCCGTTCTCGTCACCGGCGCGGGACGTCGCGTCGGTCTGCATCTGGCCGAGCGGATGATGGCGCTGGGGCACCCGGTCATCGCCCATTACCGGACCCCCACCGACGAGCTGGAGCGGCTGCGCGCCGCCGGGGCGGTCTGCCTGCGCGGCGATCTCGCCGATCCGGACGGCGGGCCGCGGCTGGCCGACGCCGTGCGGGGCGTGGCGGGCAGCCTGCGGGCGGTGGTCCACAACGCCTCGGCCTTCGAGGTGACGGCGGCGGACACCGCGGACGCGCTGCGGCAGCTCGACCTCTTCCACGCCGTGCATGTCCGCGCGCCCTTCGCGCTGAACCGCGAGCTGGCGCCGCTGCTGGACGCCTGTTCGGCGCGGCGGGCCGACATCGTGCACATCACCGACATCTACGCCGACAACCCCAACCCGGTTTTCGACGCCTATTGCGCCAGCAAGGCCGGGCTTCAGAACCTCGCCCTGTCCTTCGCCAAGCGGCTGGCCCCCAAGGTCAAGGTCAACGTCGTCCAGCCGGGGCCGATCCTGTTCAAGGAGTGGCACGGCCCCGAGGCGCGGGCGCGGGTGCTGTCAGAGACGCTGCTCGGCGAGGAGGGCGGGGTGGAGGCCATCGGCATGGCGGTGGAGGCCATCCTCCAAAATCACTATCAGACCGGCGCCATCGTCGCGGTGGACGGTGGCCGGCGCCTCGCCTAA
- a CDS encoding HAMP domain-containing sensor histidine kinase, with translation MSPPTETAPTGSTRLSRLLGWASEDRARRLGLWLAILTGGFGLAAAYLSLLVVNYGEALRGAAPYNFAWAAGQTVGEVTRLEQRILASALPGTNIDAEEVQLRLDIVRNRIGVLGRGQASLFMDRYPEHRRTVARLEEALDRVGMILAGPLPAAEKALAALAVLEPVDRELNAFASVASQFGGELVDEGHDHLLHLHGLFSLLAAGLAVCGVLFITVLLIQNRAIRRAHDRMEAMAGALQTAIAQAEEASQAKTRFLATMSHELRTPLNAIIGFSELIRDDGGPPGEGLPPGGGPDGAKDIGRRENTRREHAQYAGYILGSARHMLSLVIDILTVAQMESGHASLTFEPVDLRKVTGTAIATVLGTQAGRGRTIRTAPGAVWPVLQADERAVRQMLLNLLSNAVKFSSGPSAIEVQAWLDPQGGFVIAVQDHGIGMTPEQIEKAAQPFYQAEDGATRRFQGSGLGLSIVKSLMEAHGGRLLLEGEAGAGLRASLHFPAERVGGPMPRPQPASPL, from the coding sequence GTGAGTCCGCCGACCGAGACCGCGCCGACCGGGAGCACGCGGCTGTCCCGCCTGCTGGGCTGGGCGTCGGAGGACCGCGCGCGCCGCCTGGGGCTCTGGCTGGCCATCCTGACCGGCGGGTTCGGCCTGGCCGCCGCCTATCTCTCGCTGCTGGTAGTGAATTACGGCGAGGCGCTGCGCGGGGCCGCCCCCTACAACTTCGCCTGGGCCGCCGGCCAGACGGTGGGCGAGGTGACGCGGCTGGAGCAGCGCATCCTGGCCAGCGCGCTTCCCGGCACCAACATCGACGCCGAGGAGGTGCAGCTCCGGCTGGACATCGTGCGCAACCGCATCGGCGTGCTGGGGCGGGGGCAGGCCTCCCTCTTCATGGACCGCTACCCGGAGCATCGCCGCACGGTGGCCCGCCTGGAGGAGGCGCTGGACCGGGTCGGCATGATCCTGGCGGGGCCGCTGCCGGCGGCGGAGAAGGCGCTGGCCGCCCTGGCGGTGCTGGAGCCCGTCGACCGCGAACTGAACGCCTTCGCCTCCGTCGCCTCGCAGTTCGGCGGGGAGCTGGTGGACGAGGGGCACGACCATCTGCTTCATCTGCACGGGCTGTTCTCCCTGCTGGCCGCCGGTCTGGCGGTCTGCGGCGTCCTGTTCATCACCGTGCTGCTGATCCAGAACCGGGCCATCCGGCGCGCGCACGACCGGATGGAGGCGATGGCCGGCGCCCTGCAGACGGCCATCGCCCAGGCGGAGGAGGCCAGCCAGGCCAAGACCCGCTTCCTGGCGACCATGAGCCACGAGCTGCGCACCCCGCTGAACGCGATCATCGGCTTCTCGGAGCTGATCCGCGACGACGGCGGTCCGCCGGGCGAGGGACTCCCCCCCGGCGGCGGGCCGGACGGCGCGAAGGACATCGGCCGCCGGGAAAACACCCGGCGGGAGCACGCCCAGTATGCGGGCTACATCCTGGGCAGCGCCCGGCACATGCTGAGCCTGGTCATCGACATCCTGACGGTCGCCCAGATGGAATCGGGCCATGCCAGCCTTACCTTCGAACCGGTGGACCTGCGCAAGGTGACGGGCACCGCCATCGCCACGGTGCTGGGCACCCAGGCCGGGCGCGGCCGGACGATCCGGACGGCGCCGGGGGCGGTGTGGCCGGTGCTGCAGGCCGACGAGCGGGCGGTGCGGCAGATGCTGCTGAACCTGCTGTCCAACGCGGTGAAGTTCAGCTCCGGCCCGTCGGCGATCGAGGTGCAGGCGTGGCTGGACCCGCAGGGCGGGTTCGTCATCGCCGTGCAGGACCACGGCATCGGCATGACGCCGGAGCAGATTGAAAAGGCCGCGCAGCCGTTCTATCAGGCGGAGGACGGCGCGACCCGCCGTTTCCAGGGATCGGGGCTGGGGCTCAGCATCGTGAAGAGCCTGATGGAGGCGCATGGCGGCCGGCTGCTGTTGGAAGGCGAGGCGGGGGCCGGTCTCCGGGCCTCGCTCCATTTTCCGGCGGAACGGGTCGGCGGGCCGATGCCGCGTCCGCAGCCGGCCAGTCCGCTTTGA
- a CDS encoding metallophosphoesterase, with product MAEHTRADATLKVAAIGDIHVGETSTHPYRELFQEIADRADVLALAGDLTNHGKPREAEVLAEDLRAIGIPVVAVLGNHDHECGHVEEMQRILEQAGVRFLDGNPVEIRGVGFAGVKGFGGGFENRMLDAFGEPAIKQFVQESLNEAMRLESALRQLETERTMVVLHYAPIAETVRGEPTEIYPFLGSSRLAETIDRFHVQAVVHGHAHHGSYAGRTLRGTPVYNVAQTIEKESGRPYALIEL from the coding sequence ATGGCTGAACACACGCGGGCTGACGCAACCCTGAAGGTCGCCGCCATCGGCGACATCCATGTGGGGGAAACCTCCACCCATCCCTACCGCGAGCTGTTCCAGGAGATCGCCGACCGGGCGGACGTCCTGGCGCTGGCCGGCGACCTGACCAACCACGGCAAGCCGCGCGAGGCCGAGGTGCTGGCCGAGGACCTGCGCGCCATCGGCATTCCGGTGGTCGCCGTGCTGGGCAACCACGACCACGAATGCGGCCATGTCGAGGAGATGCAACGCATCCTGGAGCAGGCCGGCGTCCGCTTCCTCGACGGCAACCCGGTGGAGATCCGCGGCGTCGGCTTCGCCGGGGTGAAGGGCTTCGGCGGCGGCTTCGAGAACCGCATGCTGGACGCCTTCGGCGAACCGGCGATCAAGCAGTTCGTTCAGGAGTCGCTGAACGAGGCGATGCGGCTGGAGAGCGCGCTGCGCCAGCTGGAGACCGAGCGGACCATGGTCGTCCTGCACTACGCCCCGATCGCCGAGACGGTGCGCGGCGAACCGACGGAGATCTACCCGTTCCTCGGCTCCTCCCGCCTGGCGGAGACCATCGACCGCTTCCACGTCCAGGCGGTGGTGCACGGCCACGCCCACCACGGCAGCTACGCCGGCCGGACCCTGCGCGGCACGCCGGTCTACAACGTCGCCCAGACCATCGAGAAGGAGTCGGGGAGGCCCTACGCGCTGATCGAATTGTGA
- a CDS encoding molybdopterin-dependent oxidoreductase, whose protein sequence is MLVLAGAASAGTLPEPTEKPILVVSGLIGTTNRDGMAVFDRPMLESLGMVSFTTATPWYKEKVTFEGVPLARLMERLEARGETLTATALNDYTGEIPMDDVRNRKVILALKRDGAYMPVSDKGPLFIVYDFDHDPEANRQKYFARSVWQVARLAVK, encoded by the coding sequence TTGCTTGTACTTGCCGGCGCGGCCAGCGCCGGAACCCTGCCGGAGCCGACGGAAAAGCCGATCCTGGTCGTGTCGGGCCTGATCGGGACGACGAACCGCGACGGCATGGCGGTCTTCGACCGGCCCATGCTGGAGTCGCTCGGCATGGTGTCCTTCACCACCGCCACCCCCTGGTACAAGGAAAAGGTGACCTTCGAGGGGGTGCCGCTGGCCCGCCTGATGGAGCGTTTGGAGGCCCGCGGCGAAACGCTGACCGCGACGGCGCTGAACGACTACACCGGCGAAATCCCGATGGACGACGTGCGGAACCGCAAGGTGATCCTGGCGCTGAAGCGCGACGGGGCCTACATGCCGGTCAGCGACAAGGGACCGCTGTTCATCGTCTATGATTTCGACCATGATCCGGAAGCCAATCGGCAGAAATATTTCGCACGTTCGGTCTGGCAGGTCGCCCGGCTGGCCGTGAAGTGA
- a CDS encoding amino acid ABC transporter substrate-binding protein, with protein MGFVRSFARVAVVAVALAAALAAPFGVPRAETLEDVRDRGLLRCGVSSSGAGLAAVDDSGHWRGFFVDMCRALAAAVAGHADRVEFVETNSENRFAILRNGEVDVVMEGTTWTLQRDATFGIDFPVVYLFDGQGFIAHRAQGIARLSDMPAGASVCVIEQTTSLRNLEDWMGRTGVRFRLKPVRSTEGALSAFFNHHCDLYTSDRIGLHAQRLLKAPEREDYVILPEAISKEPLGPMVRPDERRWFDIVRWVFLATVLAEEKGITAANAARLKGEAQDPEVRRLLGAAAGVGWGLGLDDDWAFRVVTQVGNYGEIFDRHLGAASPLGIERGMNGLWMNGGLHYAPPLGG; from the coding sequence ATGGGCTTTGTCCGGTCTTTCGCGCGGGTTGCGGTGGTCGCTGTGGCGCTGGCGGCGGCGTTGGCCGCGCCGTTCGGGGTTCCGCGCGCCGAGACGCTGGAGGACGTGCGCGACCGCGGGCTGCTGCGCTGCGGCGTCTCGTCCAGCGGGGCCGGTCTGGCGGCGGTGGACGACAGCGGCCACTGGCGCGGCTTCTTTGTGGACATGTGCCGGGCGCTGGCCGCCGCCGTCGCCGGCCACGCCGACCGGGTGGAGTTCGTCGAGACCAACTCCGAGAACCGCTTCGCCATCCTGCGCAACGGCGAGGTGGATGTGGTGATGGAGGGCACGACCTGGACCCTGCAGCGCGACGCCACCTTCGGCATCGACTTCCCGGTGGTCTACCTGTTCGACGGCCAGGGATTCATCGCGCATCGCGCCCAGGGCATCGCCCGCCTGTCCGACATGCCGGCCGGCGCCTCCGTCTGCGTGATCGAGCAAACCACCAGCCTGCGCAACCTGGAGGACTGGATGGGCCGCACCGGCGTGCGCTTCCGCCTGAAGCCGGTGCGCTCGACCGAGGGGGCGCTGTCGGCCTTCTTCAACCACCACTGCGACCTCTACACCAGCGACCGCATCGGCCTGCACGCCCAGCGCCTGCTGAAGGCCCCCGAGCGCGAGGACTACGTCATCCTGCCGGAGGCGATCTCCAAGGAGCCGCTGGGGCCAATGGTCCGCCCGGACGAGCGGCGGTGGTTCGACATCGTGCGCTGGGTGTTCCTGGCCACCGTCCTGGCCGAGGAGAAGGGGATCACCGCCGCCAACGCCGCCCGCTTGAAGGGGGAGGCGCAGGACCCGGAGGTGCGCCGGCTCCTCGGGGCGGCCGCCGGGGTCGGCTGGGGGCTGGGGCTGGACGACGACTGGGCCTTCCGCGTGGTCACGCAGGTCGGCAATTACGGCGAGATCTTCGACCGCCATCTGGGCGCCGCCTCGCCGCTGGGCATCGAGCGCGGGATGAACGGGCTTTGGATGAACGGCGGCCTCCATTACGCCCCGCCTCTCGGGGGGTGA
- the accD gene encoding acetyl-CoA carboxylase, carboxyltransferase subunit beta: MNWLTNYVRPKIRALYARKEVPDNLWHKCPSCEAMLFHRDLEDNLNVCQHCGFHMRLDPIKRLASMFDEGDYQSVELPKSVVDPLKFRDQKRYTDRLKEAQTKTGRHDAIVVGSGLIGGQPAVVAAFDFGFMGGSMGIAVGEGILAAARTAIAQKAALIVVPASGGARMQEGILSLMQMPRTTIAVEMVKEAGLPYIVVLTDPTTGGVTASFAMIGDIHIAEKGAQIGFAGARVIESTIRETLPEGFQRSEYLQEHGMVDMVVHRRDLRPTLSRVLTLLMQPVLAVAPEALPAAAAQAEEPRSQAEAADETPAQAGAERTGSEQPA, from the coding sequence ATGAACTGGCTTACCAACTACGTCCGTCCCAAGATCCGCGCCCTCTATGCCCGCAAGGAGGTTCCCGACAACCTCTGGCACAAGTGCCCGAGCTGCGAGGCGATGCTCTTCCACCGCGATCTGGAGGATAACCTCAACGTCTGCCAGCATTGCGGCTTCCACATGCGGCTGGACCCGATCAAGCGGCTGGCCTCGATGTTCGACGAGGGCGACTACCAGTCGGTCGAGCTGCCGAAGTCGGTGGTCGATCCGCTGAAGTTCCGCGACCAGAAGCGCTACACCGACCGCCTGAAGGAAGCCCAGACCAAGACGGGCCGGCACGACGCCATCGTCGTCGGCTCCGGCCTGATCGGCGGGCAGCCGGCGGTCGTCGCGGCCTTCGACTTCGGCTTCATGGGCGGCTCGATGGGCATCGCGGTGGGCGAGGGCATCCTGGCCGCCGCCCGCACCGCCATCGCCCAGAAGGCGGCGCTGATCGTCGTCCCGGCCTCGGGCGGGGCGCGCATGCAGGAAGGCATCCTGTCGCTGATGCAGATGCCGCGCACCACCATCGCGGTGGAGATGGTCAAGGAAGCGGGCCTGCCCTACATCGTGGTGCTGACCGACCCGACGACCGGCGGCGTCACCGCCTCCTTCGCGATGATCGGCGACATCCACATCGCCGAGAAGGGCGCGCAGATCGGCTTCGCCGGCGCCCGCGTGATCGAGAGCACGATCCGCGAGACCCTGCCGGAGGGCTTCCAGCGCTCCGAATACCTGCAGGAGCACGGCATGGTGGACATGGTCGTCCATCGCCGCGACCTGCGCCCGACCCTGTCGCGCGTCCTGACCCTGCTGATGCAGCCGGTCCTGGCCGTGGCGCCGGAAGCGCTGCCGGCCGCGGCCGCCCAGGCGGAGGAGCCGCGCAGCCAGGCCGAGGCCGCCGACGAGACGCCGGCCCAGGCGGGCGCCGAGAGGACCGGCTCCGAGCAGCCGGCCTGA